DNA from Kitasatospora herbaricolor:
CTCCTTGCCCTCGCCGGAGGAGGTGACCAGCACGGCGGCGGCGTCGGCGGCCCCGGCGATCTGGGCCAGCGCGTCGACCTTGGGGACGACCAGCTGGTCGGTGAACTCCGGGCCGTCGGCGACGTACACCTTGGCGGCACCGAACTCGGCGGCCTTCGCGGCGATCGCGCCGGCGCCGTCACCGGCGCCCAGCACCACCGCCGACGGCTCGCCGATCCGGCGGGCCAGGGTCAGCAGTTCGAGGGCCGGCTTGCGGACCACACCGTCGGCGTGGTCGACGAGGACGAGAATCTCACCCATGGTTCGTCTACTCCTGAAAAGTCGTGAATGCGCGGGACCGCGGGTCAGATGAACTTCTGCTCGGCGAGGTAGGCGGCGAGCGCCTTGCCGCCCTCGCCCTCGTCCTTGACGACGGTGCCGGCGGTGCGCGCGGGGCGGGCCGTGACGGCCTCCACCGCGGTCCAGGCGCCGGCCAGGCCGACCTCCTCGGCGTCGATGCCCAGGTCGTCCAGGTCGAAGGACTGCACCGGCTTCTTCTTCGCGGCCATGATGCCCTTGAAGGAGGGGTAGCGGGCCTCGCCGGACTGGTCGGTCACCGAGACGACGGCGGGCAGCTGCGCCTCGACCTGCTCGGTGGCGGCGTCCCCGTCGCGCCGGCCCCTGACCGTGGTGCCCTCGACGGCGACCTCGGACAGCAGGGTCAGCTGCGGCACGCCCAGGCGCTCGGCGAGCAGCGCGGGCAGCACGCCCATGGTGCCGTCGGTGGAGGCCATGCCGCCGACCACCAGGTCGAAACCGGTCCGCTCCAGCGCCTTCGCGATGATCGCCGAGGTGCCGATCACGTCGGTGCCGTGGATGTCGTCGTCGTTCACGTGGACGGCCTTGTCGGCGCCCATCGACAGGGCCTTGCGCAGCGCGTCCTTCGCGTCGTCCGGGCCCACCGTCAGCACCGTCACCTCGGCGTCGCCGTGCGCCTCCGCGATCCGCAGCGCCTGCTCCACGCCGTACTCGTCCAACTCCGACAGGAGGCCGTCGACGCCCTCCCGGTCGGTGGTGCGGTCGTCCGCGAAGCGCCGGTCACCGGTCGCGTCGGGCACGTACTTCACACAGACAACGATCCTCAAGCTCACGGCCTGTCTCCTGTACTGGTCTCGTCCGGCGGCTGCGGCTGGTGCAAGCGGGCGCGATTACGCCACGTGCCCGCTCCGGGCAGCGAATTCCCGTGCCCGTCCGGAACTTCCTGGCAGCATACTCGCCAGTAGCTTAGCCGTCACTACTGGCCAGTAGCTTAGCGCTGCCGGGCCTCCGGGCGAGCGCCCCCCGGCCCGCTGCGACCTCGGGTGATCCCCGCGCGGGGCGGGCCTGGGGACGGCTGCACCGCCGTCTGCGCCCATCCTGCCCCAGCCGGGGCGGAACACCACCTGACTGGGCGGCACATCGGCTGTGAGATTCACCGGCCGCGACGGGAGCAGCTGCGGTCTTGACACACCCTAGCTTGATCAACTAAAGGCTCGCCGTGGTCCTGCCCGGGCCGCCCGGCTACGGCAGCAGGCGGCCTCAGACCGCTTCGCCCAGGGCCGCGATCACGTCCGCACGACGCGGCTGACCCGCCGCCCGCCGGACCACCCGGCCGGTGGCGTCCAGCACCAGGACGGTCGGGGTACGCAGGATCTCCAGCCGCCGGACCAGGTCCAGCTTCTCCTCGGCGTCGATCTCCACGTGCGTCACGCCCGCCACCATGCCGGCGACCTCGTCGAGGACCCGGCGGGTGGCCCGGCA
Protein-coding regions in this window:
- a CDS encoding TlpA family protein disulfide reductase, encoding MTGLWVCVAVLALASAFGLLRARRDGRLRLRTKDDAVRLSASELGTELGERATLVQFSTAFCQPCRATRRVLDEVAGMVAGVTHVEIDAEEKLDLVRRLEILRTPTVLVLDATGRVVRRAAGQPRRADVIAALGEAV
- a CDS encoding electron transfer flavoprotein subunit beta/FixA family protein — its product is MSLRIVVCVKYVPDATGDRRFADDRTTDREGVDGLLSELDEYGVEQALRIAEAHGDAEVTVLTVGPDDAKDALRKALSMGADKAVHVNDDDIHGTDVIGTSAIIAKALERTGFDLVVGGMASTDGTMGVLPALLAERLGVPQLTLLSEVAVEGTTVRGRRDGDAATEQVEAQLPAVVSVTDQSGEARYPSFKGIMAAKKKPVQSFDLDDLGIDAEEVGLAGAWTAVEAVTARPARTAGTVVKDEGEGGKALAAYLAEQKFI